In a genomic window of Ranitomeya imitator isolate aRanImi1 chromosome 5, aRanImi1.pri, whole genome shotgun sequence:
- the FAM43A gene encoding protein FAM43A, with the protein MLPWKKNKFDLIEEDSKQSKQKGYAVSLNYSALTSFAKSCPEGALTRVGSMFKSKRKKIKITGEDPTYTVLYLGNATTLQSKGDGCTDLAVCKIWSKSEMGKHGTKMKLTVSSQGIRMVHVEDKAKRPGHLYLLHRVTYCVADPRLPKIFAWIYRHEMKHKAVMLRCHAVLVSKPEKAKAMALLLYQTSANALAEFKRLKRREDARHQQQQLIGEQNIPLVPLRKLLNGQCCYKPPVERSRSAPKLGSITEDLQGEEEEERAMSFECEDVLDTGDGGGDVQAGKLSQLISDLGEMSLGNDLQTLRADLRVTRLLSGESTGSESSIESNQDNGPSSNGYEECREPETV; encoded by the coding sequence ATGCTGCCCTGGAAAAAGAACAAGTTCGATCTGATCGAGGAGGACAGCAAGCAGAGCAAGCAGAAGGGCTATGCGGTGAGCCTGAACTACAGCGCCCTCACCTCCTTCGCCAAGTCCTGCCCGGAGGGCGCGCTCACCAGGGTGGGCAGCATGTTCAAGTCCAAGAGGAAGAAGATCAAGATCACCGGGGAGGACCCCACCTACACCGTGCTGTACCTGGGCAACGCCACCACCCTGCAGTCCAAGGGAGACGGCTGCACCGACCTGGCGGTGTGCAAGATCTGGAGCAAGAGCGAGATGGGCAAGCACGGCACCAAGATGAAGCTGACGGTGAGCTCCCAGGGCATCCGCATGGTGCATGTGGAGGACAAAGCCAAGCGGCCCGGGCACCTGTACCTGCTGCACAGGGTCACCTACTGCGTGGCGGACCCGCGGCTGCCCAAGATCTTCGCCTGGATCTACCGGCACGAGATGAAGCACAAGGCGGTGATGCTGCGCTGCCATGCGGTGCTGGTGTCCAAGCCGGAGAAAGCCAAAGCCATGGCTCTGCTGCTGTACCAGACGTCTGCCAACGCCCTGGCAGAGTTCAAGCGGCTGAAGAGGAGGGAGGACGCCCGGCACCAGCAGCAGCAGCTGATCGGGGAGCAGAACATCCCCCTGGTCCCGCTGCGGAAGCTGCTGAACGGCCAGTGCTGCTACAAGCCCCCGGTGGAGCGGAGCCGCAGCGCCCCCAAACTGGGCTCCATCACCGAGGacctgcagggagaggaggaggaggagcgggcCATGAGCTTCGAGTGTGAGGACGTGCTGGACACCGGGGACGGAGGGGGCGACGTGCAGGCGGGCAAGCTGTCTCAGCTCATCAGTGACCTGGGGGAGATGAGCCTGGGCAATGACCTGCAGACCCTGAGGGCGGACCTGCGGGTCACCAGGCTGCTGTCCGGGGAGAGCACGGGCAGCGAGTCCTCCATCGAGAGCAACCAGGACAATGGACCCAGCAGTAACGGCTATGAGGAGTGCAGGGAGCCGGAGACGGTGTGA